cttttcattctattttcttgtcccatttggtattgaaaaagaaacacaaaagaattataaaaccgtaacctcacaCGTTcaatacaccgttgttaattgtttaaaacacgatcaggatatttggatattatgtgctaaagctgttccgtcttccccactctactatacaacgaatataacgttttttttaattttggaagAAAATGGAGTTTATGTTCAATAAATGCCGCTGGAAACAAAGGAATATCcacgctgacctgcgctgaacaaccCTGGGTGTAGATGTTGCTTTGCATGTTCTTTTTACACTGGGGCGAGCTACGCTGTATAGTGTAAACGCCGTTtgaaagaaagaaacaaagaaattctTATTAAACgtggtttaaaaattagatCCAAATTTGTTTCCTTAACGTCTTAAGTACTTACCCATTTAGTTGAGTTACAATTTGCACCATTTGTCGCGCTTGCtctctttttttagtttgttttcgTTCAATAGCTTTTTGTTGGGTAAGCCAAGCCTCAGCTCCAAGATTTCTCACGCCGCGTTCGAGATTGTCAGAAGCCCGCAGAACCCGATTATCGGACTCGATGTTACCAGAGAGGCGTCGTAGAAGCCACATTACGCTTCTATCGGTATTGGTTTGTGGTGTGTCGGCTTGCATCGCCTCTCTGTGTTCAACCAAGTCTTCCAAAAGACTGAAAACGAATATTTAGATTAGTTTCTAACTAATGCATAACATTTGGTAAAATTGTTGGATTTTATATAGCTACTTAAACAGGTTTCGATTTTCGTATTTAGATTTATATTATGCCTTAAAGATatattgtgatttttttatttag
This is a stretch of genomic DNA from Ciona intestinalis unplaced genomic scaffold, KH HT000688.1, whole genome shotgun sequence. It encodes these proteins:
- the LOC104265976 gene encoding uncharacterized protein LOC104265976, with protein sequence MFFRHHHKGNAKTHTQHSNEKRLVEILLEDLVEHREAMQADTPQTNTDRSVMWLLRRLSGNIESDNRVLRASDNLERGVRNLGAEAWLTQQKAIERKQTKKREQARQMVQIVTQLNGSRKKTRNQINFDRCFTSAVLRGVPTLTAKQTCERRS